Within the Zea mays cultivar B73 chromosome 10, Zm-B73-REFERENCE-NAM-5.0, whole genome shotgun sequence genome, the region CGTGTAATCTCGGCGTCAATAATAATGGTGATGATGTAAGGGTCAATTTCCTAAATTCAATCTAGAAAGAGCGTATTTGTGAAAATCTTTCGCAAAAAGGGTCAAAATGCAAAAAGATGGGCTGCCCGCCAGCCTGACCGTACGCGGACAAATGTAAGCTTGGTCTCTGGGGATCCGGAACTCGAAAGTAACAGCCCACAGCCCACGACCGGCCCAGTCTCATCACAAACGCACGCgcacgtcgccgtcgtcgtcgccccGCTGTAACCCTACCCTAGCCGCCCCCGAAGCTTCCCGTCCTTCTCCTTGCGGCGGCCGCTGGCGGCGCGGCAAGTCGGCGGCCACCCGCCCCTATCTTCTACTTGAGCCTCCCAACCTCATTGCCGCTGCACACCTCATCCCCCTCCGCACCGTAGATCTTCTTCTCGGCGCTCAGGAGGACCACTCAATCCACCTTCACTTCACCGGGCGGGATCTGGTCGCAATCGGATCCACACcgccgccgcggccgcctccTCGGGTGGAGTCCCGGGCTCGACGAGACGGAGGCCAGGgtagacgacggaggcgacgaggACGACGAGGCTGAGGAGGGGAAGCCCATGCCGGCCGCCGGGGCCCGCCGCTCCACTCGCGTCTTCATGCCCAAGGCGGCTAAGCCGCCGCAATCCCAGGAGCACGTCGATCCCGCCACCCGGGTCCtccgctccggcaagcgcctcgccgCCGACCGGATCCGCTGGGACGCCAAGGAGGCGGCAGCCTTCCACGTCGACATCAATCACGGCCACGACCAGCAGCACCAAAAGGAAGATTACCCCAAACCGGGATTGCCAGCTCTGACAAAGTCCTTCGGGCTCGTGTACAGAAGGAAACGCCGTCGCCGCCGGAGGCACCCCGCCGATGAGGTCGTCGCCGAGGACGAGGACGGCAGCAGGAGGTTTGGGATAGTATACACCAGGAGGAAGGGCAAGCGATCGAAGGTCAGCCCTCTCCTGGTCCCGCAAGAGCCAGAGGTCCCCTGTGACATCGCCGCCGCCATACCATGCTCCTCCTCCCGGGAGTTTGCGTCAAGAACTGGTTTCTTGGATGCCCATTTCTCGGCCCTGGTAGATGATGCCGTCACTTACTCTGGGGCTCAGATGCTCGTCATCCTTGTCGATACGTCTTGTTCTGGGAGCTCTCACCGGCTCACTGGCCTTCTTGTACCCATGCTGCGGTGGATGCGCCGCAGTTGGCAGCGGGGGAAGTTCCGGAACCTTGCGACATTCATCTTCTCTTCGGGTATAGCTGCTGCGTTTGCATCCCACGGGGTGCACTTTGTCAAGCTCCAGTGCCAGAGCGCTGTAAGCTTTCAACAGCCTTCATCTGATCTATTTTAGTTTCTGGTACAATCGGTGTAACATTTATGCTTCTTGCTGCAGTCTGCATTGTTACACAGGCCTCTTGCGCATTGTGGGTGGTGTGTGCTTCATGGTTCCAAGAAATCTGAACCGCTGCTCTCAGTCGATTTCTCAGCACTTCCTTCATACTTTTCGAGCTTGCATTATGCTGTAGCTCTTGATTCGATGTATCTGTCAGCTATGATTCAgcacagcaggctgctggttgagGGATCTGAAGAAATCTATCCTCGCTCTCCTTTATATTTGGAATCTGGGGCTCAGAGCAGTGGTTTTGCCGCTACGGCCGCGGGTAACAATGAACCTTGCAGAGTTGTTCCGAACTACATGCCCCTCGAACAAGTTGCTGGACTAGTGGCACATGGTCTGAGGTTGAAGAAGCATCAAAGGCGGAGAACTATGAGACATCCCCGAAATCGGCGGCGACTTATTATAGCTAGATTACCTGACAATGGAATTGGGATGAAGCACAGTACAACTTCCATGCAAACAGAAGAAAATGTGCGATCAAGTAGGCAAGGACCTCCTGTGGAGCCTGTCTATCCTAAAGCAGCATTAGAAATTTCTCTTGATTTGCTTGAAAACATGGATGAAAGTGATGTTTCGACTCCCATCGGATCAGCTAGGAGAAAGAGATCTTCTTTGAAGAGCCCTGTTGAGAGAATGAATGAAAAGGTGGCCTTGGCTGAGGTGAGACAGAACATAGATTCTGTTCAAAGCAAAGCGAATCTTCTAAATCTTCAAGCTGATAGGTGCTGGAGGGAAGAAGGTGCTGAAGTTATGCTAGAACT harbors:
- the LOC103641046 gene encoding uncharacterized protein LOC103641046 translates to MPAAGARRSTRVFMPKAAKPPQSQEHVDPATRVLRSGKRLAADRIRWDAKEAAAFHVDINHGHDQQHQKEDYPKPGLPALTKSFGLVYRRKRRRRRRHPADEVVAEDEDGSRRFGIVYTRRKGKRSKVSPLLVPQEPEVPCDIAAAIPCSSSREFASRTGFLDAHFSALVDDAVTYSGAQMLVILVDTSCSGSSHRLTGLLVPMLRWMRRSWQRGKFRNLATFIFSSGIAAAFASHGVHFVKLQCQSASALLHRPLAHCGWCVLHGSKKSEPLLSVDFSALPSYFSSLHYAVALDSMYLSAMIQHSRLLVEGSEEIYPRSPLYLESGAQSSGFAATAAGNNEPCRVVPNYMPLEQVAGLVAHGLRLKKHQRRRTMRHPRNRRRLIIARLPDNGIGMKHSTTSMQTEENVRSSRQGPPVEPVYPKAALEISLDLLENMDESDVSTPIGSARRKRSSLKSPVERMNEKVALAEVRQNIDSVQSKANLLNLQADRCWREEGAEVMLELSDTNKWCIVVKIQGITRYSLKPSDVRSYVINRHSQAYMWAVDDAWKLEFTDKWDWLLFKELHVVGRERNSQGKTIPIPGVHEVSDGMEGIVTDPFSRPVPDYIRMVDDEVGRAISRDSIYDMDSEDEQWLIQLNPADSDSNSSQRNHLSYEDFERIISIFEKDAYNNAQGKNDLSEFFYRYPALGKDDNVHAVYKYWTSKRSKRAAPLLRVFQGAPIRRGHLSQKSAMKRKRSFKRQKSQAGRGKPEALLQYNAEEDAALHRVAQAERAAKQAVERAIRLRNRAQSLMTNAELAAYKSVMALRIAEAARISDSSRDIVCTILD